AAAACTCCAAGATCCCGTCGTTGAGTTTGCTGGAGTCAACTGATctctgtttttaatattgattcggtatcatatatttttttgcaaatgattCCTGCAGTAAGGATTTCAGTCCTTGTATCGCggtaggtttcacaaacatacaaatcacgtgcacacagacacccagactcgggaaaacgcattcgtggatcaaataaatgcttgtcctactcggggatcgaacccgcgacacgacgtgcacagtgggattggcgtggtgacctcaaccaccctgctatccgtgcagtcaaaataataatacaataattgtactACCGAAATCAGTGTTATTAGGGTCGTTAACTGTTGATCGAGGGTTCCAACTTGTGCCTCATAAGCCGGATAAGTGCCAGTGTCGTGTCTTGGAGTACAAATAAGGTCTATATTCGCTtgaaacagaaaacaaattCTCCATTATCTTCCCAGTTGAGATGAAATTCCACTTGTGTTTGTATGATTCTCGACATTGATCTTAGCTGGTCTGTTTCCTATCTTGTCTGTTAGTCCTACcataatttaacaatatacCGTCTGAAATTTCCTTCTTCAGATCTACTTTCTATCTCACCGGTTTACCTAAATACCAAATTTTACGTCTTACCTCTAAATCCAACTCTATGCTCGTATGATTTTGATGTCATATAGAAATACGTGTCTTAAGCTTCATTAATATATTGGACAAAAATATTCCTGTTCAAAAAATTGCGTCCAAAGAGTGCAATTGTACAGTATCTGCCGcacaattttatactttataacGTATGTTTAAGGACTATATTGTCTTATGATCTTCATGTATCGATGTTTACAACTAGCTTTTGTCTGTCTTGGTTTGCTTGCTTTATTGTGGTGTTACGACTCGTTATTAGGTTAAGTCCGATAATGACAGTTTTGtaaatttctaatttttaaaaacaatatcaactCACAAACCTCATCCTAATGGAAAAAGGCCTCTTTCTCCGTAGAGAGGCATTAGACATTAATCGCTgctcttaattaatattcagcGGAAGGTGTCAGActattactgactaaaacccatccATGTAAGGAACATGCCTTTGCCTTTCGTGTACTGGGGCCACGGTAACCAGTTGTTTCAGACAATCTTGCTGAAAATCCATAACCTTTATTACACATCCAgtgataaattacaattaataattgtCTTAATATCGGACTTTCCCTTATAAACGATGTCAATATGTACGTAGTAAGTCAGCAATAAGAAGTGCATTTATATAATAGTGAGGTGCCTTTGTATTTGTGTGTTTATGTATCTTTTGTATGTGGTAGAGTAATATCTTTCGGATTTTCATTATTGCGTATCATCGATCCTCGCTAGTCATTGCTATGACctcataatttattgtatacgGTGCAGGTTTACTTGTAAAATGCTCCTTTTTGGGTGGGTAATCACACACTGGGTTGAGCGAAAGGGAGTGCCAatttactgactaaaatccaCCCACGTTTCTTCTTTTACCCCTGTTCTGAAGACACGGTAACCATTTCGGACAATTCCACTGGCTTAGAAATGTAAAATACCCCTGAAGTGCCAGGTGACTTATATTATTACTGCTCTTAAAGATCCTACAAattcttttcattttacaaGTAAACCTGTATATtgtcatttaatataaatatcattatctatatttaatatttagttaaatttagttttaatatataaaaacccGCGATTCTTCATAAAACTTATAAGAAACAAATGGTGCTTTATGAGATCTTCTAGAACATATTCTGCACCACTTAGCGTAGCAGCCATCAGCTATTTGCAATTGTGGAAAGAAATGTTGCAAGCGGTGCAGTATGCTCTCTTGCTACCACAATCTACAAGTCTTACTAATTAGGAGTAGTAAGCCATCAGAGTACAAGATAATTCGTGGTACCGAGTTTTTCATTTAGCGtgaaatatgattatttatgtttttagtaaGTTAATTTCAATGTTTAGTCGATTTTTCGGTTCCTTTGAATAGTGAAAACatccttattattttatcataatgtGTTTGGacagtttattgtaaatatcaatgtaaataaactaagacgtggttttaaaatagtatcaagttaaaaatattgctgtttTTTGTTTACCGAACAAGTGTTTAACACACATctataaatttatcttttatttattaatgacatcttaattcataaataaataacataaataaaatattgtgccAAAATGGAGGCTTAGTTGCACTATTATGGGCTGTCAAAGTATAGCTAGCTATGCAGATTAATCactcaaaaatatattgttttaaatcaattctTTATATAATTCGTGCCCCCATTGGTGCTACCTTCTTCTTTTGCGCTTGATTAATAATTCACTTAGTTCGCACCAACGTCACAGTCAGTGCCAATAGTCACgccatattaataataattaaataaggttTACATTATCATTCATTCAAAGATTTACTTTGCATATTTGTGTGCCTATTTTGAGGTTAGAACTACGTTTTTCGCGCCAAAAGTATTGTCagtttgacatttattttgacagattgtttttttttcagaattcttgatgtttttttttcaacatagtaacagtggaatattatttaataagtatttaattaaagatataagtaatattatgaattatttgtttttggcAAAGCGTAGTTCTAACGTTATTTGAATGCTTGATTGTAATAACAATGAAACTAAGTtgtacaaattgtatttatttaatttattattgtataaataaattatatcgaaataaaatgtgtttaaatttgtattgctgaaaaattattttttaaatgttgtattagGAGAAAATGAGAAAATTAGGGCATTTCTTTCAAAAGTGTTCAAAACTTCAAACTGAAAACCGCACATAATATGTTATCACAAAATGAAACGACCCTCAACAATCCactaatttattaacattaactcTTACACCTAGTCTTAGTCTACATCTTCCGTCCGCCTCTTTCCTATGGAGAGGTCTATAGGGCCCTCGCAGTCGGTGAGGTCGGTCACCAGCTTCGCATCGTTGTGACGTATGATGCCGTACATTGGAACTGTCGCTTCCAGCTTGGGGACCTTCGTGTTGCATTTTGATGAATTCCTTGTGTGCATCCtgtagtataaaaaaatattttcttatcgcATTTGGGGAAAATGAAATAGTTGATTTGGGAAAATTGAGTATTGATTTGGTAAAGCTATGAAAAAAAGGCGAGGATTGAAACCATGTTCAGCTCTCATCTATCACTATTATTGTTTGCCTCATATACACAATTACAAAACAAGTCTTATTAGAgttgatttttgtatgtatgaataatTTGTACCCCATAAATAGAAGCTGAGTTTGAGAGGATTGTagacttttaatttttgataactATCTGGGTAATTCAGTAGCACAAGGTAAATTTTAAATGGCCCCGTTCATGAGGTAggtaacaaaaacagtttttgaaaCAGACAAAAACAGACTTATCTGTTCTCTATAACCACACCCTAAAACACAATCCTATACACTTCAACACTTATTTGTATGGTAGTATACAAGGTTACATCAGACTACTGACTTGTACTTCCTGCAAGCATCGTCGCGATGCCGCTCCAGATACCGTCTCTGGCTGAAGGCCTTGTCGCAGGCGGCGCAGCGCCACTGCCACGAGTGGTGGCCGCGCGTGCGCTGGTGAGCGCGCAGGTTCGAACTGACGATATGACGAAACATACTCATTCATGAATTGTTAAGACACTAACGTTAAGTAAATACACAGTTATCTAGGTGTTCACTATAGTATTGgaaattttgttgaatttagGGCTTAAACTGGTGAGAATGGAATTGTAAAGCTGCCGTGTTTTGATGCAATGAGATGAGAAAAATCCTAATGTATGTATGAAGTTCTGTAAAATAACTGAGAGGATTAGTTATTCTACATGAAAAAGCGTTACAATATATCTACCTACTGGAAATACGAAAGCTCTCCATTAGAGCGCTATACAAGCAAATCCAAATAGCTACCGGTCAGCAAATGTCCTGCCGCAGTGTGGATGAGGGCAGGGGAAGGGTCTCTCTCCGGTGTGCAGCCGCAGATGGCCCTTCAGGACCCAGGGCCGGTCAAAGCCCTTGCCGCAGTAGGAGCACGTGTGCGTCGCGCGCGGGTAGCGCCGCGGCTCCGACCATTCGCGGGCTTCCGAGGGCTCAactggaaataattttaatactactATATTTATGTCGCAGTCGCCTCATATTTCTATGGATTTCAACGTTCGTGAGTACCAATGTGATTTACGCAAAGCTATAtgtacctactagctgttgcccgcgacttcgtccgcgtggttagaagatataagttataatttatacctaccTTCTAtctctatctgccttctatctatcttgtaggattcagtcagcgtttgcaatgtaagcgcaaaaaatgtgttgttttacgacctcacattagaaacctcataaattgtagcctatgtgttattctgatgtataagctatattgtggtaaagtttcattcaaatccattcagtagtttttacgtgaaagagtaacaaacatccatacatccatacttacaaactttcgcctttataatagtagtaggataagtgctacttacattacattttagCCCCGATGCAAACAAggagtattataatatatgtttaccTTGTCTGCTTCAAGCATCGTAGCTCCCGagcggattgagcgattttaatttagtttgttttgtgtttgataaaaatcggtgaAGCCATTAAAAAGTTGTGGGGGGTGAAAGTTTTTATAAGTAGTCGAAAGTTTTTCTGagctcatattcgtccactgctagacataggcctccccaatcgcacgccatcgagatctatcttcggctgctcgcattcAGCTCGGACGAATAGACATGTTTCAAATCGACCCCACattcaattttcatatttatgtaagATATTCATATACTATTCTGTTCGGCTGGTCACCCAGGTTACCGGACCAGTTCTTAATTTTTCAAGCCGGTCAAATATTCCGTGTCTGCCAAAATGTAGGTATCGGTGCGGTACGAGTACGTGCATGATTGATGTGacacaaaatatataacacTGGACTGGGCGAATGGaatacatttacttatttaatccAAGGAGATGCTTTGTAGAACATGTTTTGTCAAAGAAAGGAATGTAGTTTTctcactaatataataaatgcgaaagtactAAAGGACTGgaccaatttcgatgaaatttggtatggagggaGCTGACACCTTAGATTAATACACACTTATATCGGACTTCGTTCAAATAAAGTAAAGTTTTTGTAGCTGTAACCGACATCCGTAGTCGCgagtaacagctagttaacaaataaaatgcgAAGACGAATATTTGTCAATATGTCAGATTGTCAACAGAGGCCACTTCTTGCAGTCAAACAAAGACGCTGACCgacataaataagtttattttactaatatgtGTAACGCCAATATATACAGTTAATCATCAATAATAAGCATTACCCTTGTTTACAACGGCTTAGCTTTCTAGCTAGACGCCGATACCGCACAACGGTGTACCACCTTTTTTCCACAACGACAGGAGTTTCAGGACATCGTAGTACAGATTCTACACATTTCACAATCTCGAAGTGAACGCATCGCCTCAACTTAACATCTGTTCGCTATACCGCGGTATAAGGTATAAACTTTATCCCATGGGACTGCCGGCGCGGATAAATATACCCTGACAAAGGTCACAGAGTCAGGAACAAAGAGAGCAGTAAATCCTGCACCTTTGATACCTAcggttaaacaaataaagtaccGATAGTTTACGCGAGGGGACGAAGACAGGTCATGTAGGCGAGAGGtcttttttttctgttgacGGTGTGCTGGGTGACAAGGTCGTGTAGAGTGCGGTGAAGGCGAGTGGACGggtttttttagaaaaagtaaGTACCAAACTCGAAAAGGTCGACAGCCTTAAGGTTATGACAATTAGATTTAGCAGTTACACACctgatttttttatctttagcccATTAGAAATAAACCCTCGGTTTCATGAGTCCGAATCGCACTTCCCCGGTTCTTATCTAATATTTAGGATTATGataacaaagaaaactaaactGAATTGAAGTCCTCATGACGAACAAGGGTTCGAAATGCACGTTTCAATGGCTTTCATCTTTAAAGCAACCCTTAAAGCCATATTATAGCAGCAATAGAAAGAATGTCACTATAATCACTCTATATCGCCGTCTTGTTCAAATATAACTCGTCTCAGCTTAAAAAAGGAAGAGAGAGGAAGTACAGTCCCACCATTTTCCTTGTTGTCATCTCTCTCGGcgttaaaaatcaaaaacaatctttaaaatgtaatttgatagcATTTTCgacatatatattttatcagCAATAGAAAAAAGATACCACTCTAATCAGTCAATATGGCAGTCTTGCTCAAACATATCTCGTTTCAGCTTAAAAGAGCAAGAGGAAATACAGTCTCACCATTCTCCTTGTTGTCATCTCTCTCGGCGCCATCCACGCTCTCCATGTCGAAGGACTCCGTGCACGTGAGCAGCTCCTTATCCAGTTTCTCATCAGCACTGGCCTTCACGAGACTCTTCAGCTTTTCAGCTATCTTGTCTATTTCCGAACCACCTGTATATGAAGGTACTGTCAAACGTATTAAAAGTTAGGCTTCCACATTGTAATTATGTTAGGTCCCGATAAGTAGGTGTGAGTaaactgttttttaataattattatattatttaagttgttGAAAAGAGACGCTTTTACTGTGTATTGTTTTGTTCGCTTTCACGTTTTGTTAAAAGAACTaggtaacattatttataaaagatgGCGGTAGCTCTTTTTTGTATCGGTGTTTTTCATTCAGACAGTTTCAGTCAGTTTCAGTCAGTTTTTATGACGTTTCATAGAGTTCAATACCATCGTACCAAAAGCTTGTAATGAAATGCAAAGGAAAGTGTCTTCTTAAACCGAGGAAAGCGAAGGAAAGTAAATTTTCTTGCAAACTATTAAAAAGTTGCGAACTCAAGTACGATATATCATCTCTTTTACACGTCTCTATATAGTAAGCTTACCCATCCGAtctcattgcattaatttacaaagtaacggttgatattatgaaaatcaataaactgACGCAAGCTGTCTCATTGCTTTTTTGGGCACATGTCTTTAATTATACAGCCGTCATAAGTTTtgataaaacctcattttaaaaagaatacaGTATTGAGCAacatgacaaaattaaaaatgttaccataaataaatgttcgtaaatagtattaatagtttattaaatacctttgtTATTGCATTTCAGCGGTTCCCTGCttttaatttcttctataaTTGGCGCCAAAGGTTCCTTCCTCGGCTTGCGCCTCCTGTTAACTTCCTGTATCAGTTCGGAAATTGATTGCGTTTCGTTATCGCACCCGTTCCGTTTTCGACGATGCGTTTTGTCATACGTCTTGCGTTCCGTTTTAGCTTCGCTCGATCTCAAATTATATGTTTTGTCcgcatcttttttaattaaaatctttgttttagTTAGTTCTGGTGACTTTACTGCTTTTTCACTTTCCGAAGCGTATTCGTAAGGTTCAGAATCTTGAAAGTGTTGTAAGAATTGACTTTTCTTTAGTAATTGTAGATAGAATCGCGTTGATATCGGCACTTTGTCGTGGTATAtagtttcgtttgtttttaatagatttttcagacgctttatatttattttcggaGCTCGcgtagattttattatttcgtctGAAATTAGGTGGTGATATAAGAGACAAGTCTGCGCTACCTTCATCGAGAACATTAGGAAAATGATGGATTGACTCTACTTCactcataataataacaattctaCAGTATATTActatgcataaaataattactaacaatACCGGAATAATAAACCTATACTAtatatgtaactttattttaaaccaattttcGATAAGTTCTTTGAATACTCTCATTTGATGATACTTAGAAATGTTTAAAGATTTCccagaaaatataaaaccataAGTTGTCTGGTTgtgaattaaaaacatgaaagaTGCAGGAAATGATTCCAAGAGTAGCGAAATAAATCACGAcaccatttattaaaatagttcacgctttgataaaataaaattcatttaaaacatgacATCAAATCCGaatcgcaaaaaatattttaatagacaaCGTATTATGACACTGTCAGTCTAGTTCTCGaaataaagttttgaaaatagTGAATATCTTACTGAAAATGCAGAAAACCAGTGAAATATACCGTAAGTATTCAAGAACTACGTCTTCTATACGATTTTGATTCACCAACTATCTCTCGGAACACACATACCGACAATACTAGGACGAATTCTTTGTATACAAAGTGACTTACTTTCGACCGAAAATTCGCCAAATTCCTGTATGAAACTCCTCTTGAGACGTCGCACAGAGTTTATGAAACACCTGGGCATTATGCCAGcgacagaaaaatattttattatattacagtaTACTTagaattataaatcaaaatatgagTAGTTCGTAGTACTTGTGAGCACTTGCTGCATGGAAAGACAGAAACAAAcgacattaaattttattttaagaattccAAATTCGAATGTAGCGGCCATCGCTTGCCAGTCTGTGGAggttttatgtttgtgaaaattatattaaacctttGTAGAGCTGTAAGAGCGATAACTAAATGGAAAGTTGTGGAAAATAAAGTTTACATTACTAGGTAATGTTGTTGTTTACAATTAGTAGGAAGAAAGTGTCTGAAGATTGAAGTGTTTGTGATGTAGCGTGACTAATCTTTTGATCTCCCGCCAAGATGTCATTAACTTCAGCGAAGAATCTATGAATTTATTGATGAGTCGGCAGTAAAAATTGAACTCGACGTGATCGATTTAAAGGCCAATTGGATTCCGGGACTTTAcgaaaaatacgtattatttttatacgttgCTGACAGTGACGGCATTAAAAGATTGCCAATTTAGAAAATAAGTAAACCTCTACGGTTCGGAAAAGCTCTCGTCGGCCATGTGTCGTGAAAAGCGTAGATAATGAGCGCGCGCGCGAGAGGGCCGGGAGGTGCGCGCGGTGCGGGCGGGGCGGGAGGGGCCGGTGCGGCGGCGGGGAGGAGGGAGACTGCGCATCGATTATTCGGCAGCGAGCGCGCGTCGTGACCGCACGCGCGCACTCCCGCTCATGTTTACCGCCCGAAACGATCGCGACGCCGGGAAATGTTAAATGATTACTTGACACTAGATATTAGCCGGTTTGGACGCGTGTGTACGTGTTGCAGCTGTGTGTAGTGCATGAGGTGACGGTGGCGCGGGTGATGACCAGCTAAGGGCGGCGCGGCCGAGCCGGCGACGAGATGGGCAACTCGTGCAGTTCGGGGCAGGCACACAAGGACAAGGATAATGTATCACAACACTCTGAGGAGTAAGTACCTGCCATACATTGACGCGTGAAGGTCGCACCACAATGCTGTCGTTAGTCAAACGGCTTGAAAGAAAACAACGtagttatttatgtataatacatatttgttgTACGGCGGCCGCTGAGATACGCGAACTGTTGTGAAATcgtcaaaataaatcaatacatcGACCGCGCTTGCCTACAGGTTGGATATTTACGAAGAAACCAGAAcatcataattatgaatacGTAGGAAACAGCCTTGGGAACGTACGCACAGCCGAGAGAAAAATATACAGTTTGGTATATTTGTGTAGGAGCATAATCTGCTCGTGTGTGCGTTGGACCACCCTTAATGCTCACTCAACACATTTAGCAGGGTATGAAGTAGAATACGTTAAATGAAGCTCTTCTCATAGTTccgaattattataattttgatctaaatgtacataaaaaaaactaatccaaCATATTGACATGTGGCTTGGTAGAGCCAGAAAAgcattaatttgattaagttttatttcaataaccgCTAATTACTTGCGATAAGTACTAAACTATAAATAgaactaaataaaacacaacctTTCATGAATAATTTGATAGTTTATCAactaaattatgattattattgagTTGATTAAAAAGTTTCTTGAAGCTCTACAAAATTGAAGCTACATTACGACAACTCATGAATTTCATTCAATAATCCACACTTATCCATTTAATTGGAATAAGTTTCTTGGTTTATCTCATCCTACCCTTTTACCAAATATGTTAGGGCTCGCTTACATTCTTACCAGATGCAGCTATGTAATAATGTTTCGCAAGGagctgcctatctaacctcctcagcCCACCTACCTGGggaacacgataccccttagtaacaAGACTGTTTGTCAGACTGTAGAATGGTTGCCAGACTACCCATAATGACTGTCAAAAATATGGGTCCACAATTCAACGTGCTTCCCGATTCGTGGTGGTACTCGTTATGACGTAGATGGTCACCCAACCACGGACCCACGGTATCAATTGTATCTTAAattgtgatcgatcaacttctGCAGTTGTCCCTTAGTCACGAGATCCTTCTTCCGAATTTCTTCTTCGGTTTAAAAGCGAGATCTTAAACATAATCTTCTACATAGCTGTTTTTAGGATACGTCTGGGTCGGCTTCCAATTTTATTGGAGTCGATTGACTACCCACAGTCCTGTACCGTGAAGTCTTGCTCTCAGGTTGACTGAAAAgatctaagaaaaaaaacagttgaatttGGCATTTGACTTATTGCGACTGCCCGTCTGACCGAGCCATTGTACTGTGTCTATCCAGTATCCAGAATGTCAAAACAATTACcagataatataaatacacatcggtaataataaagaattaaaaaataaacccaattccttatttaaaaaggttgcttttgacataaaaataactgcGAATCTTCAACTGcaaactctacaaaatatatataatcaaAATTGATTCATTTTACTTCTGAACATAGAAATATGTAGATTCAatgcaaaacataatttaaagagaagaaaaataaaatgaaatatgctAAGCAGTTATGAAACGTTGCCTTTATCCTTTTACTCTGCAAATTTAATATTGCTGAAGCaagataaatctttatttctgcAAAAGTGGAACGAACCTGAAGCTGGCAACTGAACTATACTTTGTAACTTAGAGACAATAGAAGGAACACGCTGTACTAGAGTGTATGAGGATCTAAACTTGAAGGAGAAAAGTCATAGACATTTGAGTAGACTCCAAAAAGCTCTACGCAGCACGAATACTACGAATGAAGGGAGAAGAATTGGTTGAGTGCGAGTTTGGTTTGTAACACAGACGGCTTTGTACAAAAAGGCTAAATGGTCATTTGTCAAATTATTGACCGTGCTAACTGTTACTTAACCACGATTTTGCACGTTGATCTCTTCGCTGATCCGATGCCATCGCAAAAAAGGAATTAAAGCCACTTTTTTAAAGGCTACGAAGGGGTTGCCATATCATATCTGTAAAGTTAAAAACTCCAAATTATATTTCTCCATATTGAAACCAAAATCAGTCGAGTTAGATTCAGCCTAAACCCTGTTTCAGTCcgactataaataaaagaaaaacaaatttctttGTATAATTTCAATATCATGTTCAAAACCAAAATCCATAAAGAAATGTTCGCAGTGTAGACGAATGTTTATAACGATTTAACTTACAagttaagttattaataaacattgtaagGTTGGTTAAGCTGACACAGGTTGAGAATGGGCTAAGTGGGAACCACAAGGGCGGGGTAATAGGGTCACTATGATACATAAATAGGTCAAACATtatggaaaatataataaatatacgtGTGGCAACACTGGATTACTGGATATTAGtgggttgtttttaaatacgttgaggatagccgagtggttgaggttaacGAGCTAAAACCCAtagagcacgacgtgtcgcgggttcgatctgagcgtaggacaagcatttctgtgattctcgaaagcttgtcctgagtctgggtgtctttgtgaaacCGAAATTCGTCAATGCAGGAGacgttttatttgaatttttcgGTCTCACCCGGCTCTCAACGAACAGGTTACAAAAAACAGCTTAAAAAGTGCCACCATGACTACAAATTTATTTCGGTAATTCATAGCAAATCTCAGAAAAGCCCaaactgttattataattaaagcgATCCGgaaaataagcgtgagtaaaccgttaaatacgtaaatatttaagGTGTAACTGTGGTATAACAttgaagtaaaatgaaaaaaaaactgaagtcCAAATGTATAGAGTAAATAAAAGGTAAACCTCAAAGAACAGTGAATCAActttaactattaataaaaaaaaatactctagatcatcattggcctagccttttcccaactatgttggggtcggctaccagtccaaccggtttcagctaagtaccagcgttttacaaggagcgactgcctatctgacctccttaacccagttacttgggcaacacgataccccttggttagactggctgtcagactttttcaagcttctgactacctgtaacgattgtcaaagatgtaggaataacagccgggacccacaatttaacgtgccttccgaaacacggaggaactcgttatgacaaagatggtcacccatcttcaGACCAACCGCgttaagcatagcttaacctgtgatcgtttcacgtatgcggttatagcttagccacgagctcctaaaAAATACTCTAGATCTTCCTGTTATTATAAGTTTCATGCCTCTGTATTCAGAATGCTTAGTATTTCCTCGAATCTATCAAGAAAAATAGCATACGAACTTTCACATATCACGAGAATGTCACAAGGACATCTTTACTCTTCGTTCCCACAAGGACATATTATTTCTTGGTTATCTTTCCCTATCGGACCGACAGACGGATTGAC
The genomic region above belongs to Trichoplusia ni isolate ovarian cell line Hi5 chromosome 5, tn1, whole genome shotgun sequence and contains:
- the LOC113493885 gene encoding zinc finger protein Xfin-like; its protein translation is MPRCFINSVRRLKRSFIQEFGEFSVENEIIKSTRAPKINIKRLKNLLKTNETIYHDKVPISTRFYLQLLKKSQFLQHFQDSEPYEYASESEKAVKSPELTKTKILIKKDADKTYNLRSSEAKTERKTYDKTHRRKRNGCDNETQSISELIQEVNRRRKPRKEPLAPIIEEIKSREPLKCNNKGGSEIDKIAEKLKSLVKASADEKLDKELLTCTESFDMESVDGAERDDNKENVEPSEAREWSEPRRYPRATHTCSYCGKGFDRPWVLKGHLRLHTGERPFPCPHPHCGRTFADRSNLRAHQRTRGHHSWQWRCAACDKAFSQRRYLERHRDDACRKYKMHTRNSSKCNTKVPKLEATVPMYGIIRHNDAKLVTDLTDCEGPIDLSIGKRRTEDVD